One region of Dokdonia sp. 4H-3-7-5 genomic DNA includes:
- a CDS encoding transglycosylase domain-containing protein, whose amino-acid sequence MYNYKDKFKAIWARIKAKPFKAIRYAVLTMVGLFAIFLLSIYIGVFGKIPTADYLKKLKNPVTSTLYDARGESNGLYFLQNRSNVDLVQLPEALKNALVATEDARFYEHGGIDYKSYGRVFIKSIILGQNAGGGSTVTQQVAKNIFGRKKQFFLSTPINKFRELFIARRLESVYSKDEILLLYFNTVSFGENIYGIEKASLRFFNKPPEQLTIAESATLVGLLKAPSYYSPRNHPERAERRRNTVLNQMVKYGFLSDEEKIEAQVPLAINYQASKKQSSFSTYYKNFVEAEFNTWAQQHPAPDGHIYNLRTDGLKITTTLNSSIQKSSEKALQKQVERLQVLMDKYWAATTTEGGKEALLDKIVQEQTAVKRMKAKNATAGSITEFSMKVKERDFWNIGKGYEPRFQSLRDSIATSLNRLHAAVFTINSRSGAILGYVGGIDYGFSQTDNVVTKKQVGSTFKPITYLAALERGQDPCNYYNNTLMTYKQYEDWKPRNASGRYGGSYSMHGALANSVNTVSVQLQLNVGVEKVIEQAKKMGITTTLPEVPSIVLGTAELTLFEMVTAYASIANGGTSIQPYAIQSIEDEDGNELYKHTSTAGKRVASVQHVKELQKMMEEVITEGSASGMKNYEIGYNLIGKTGTTQNNGDGWFIAASPEIVVGAWVGTRDKRVHFEKTYHGSGANTAMPMVASVFKGLSSWKSPMLTNFEYDFDYFPCPSFLEMDATEAKTFAQSDTTYLYNLRRKDTLIIDEVLPFIQDTAKVQVVDPIVN is encoded by the coding sequence TTGTATAATTATAAAGATAAGTTTAAGGCAATTTGGGCGAGAATAAAGGCTAAGCCTTTTAAGGCGATAAGATATGCGGTGCTCACTATGGTCGGATTGTTTGCAATATTCTTATTGAGTATTTACATAGGTGTATTTGGAAAAATACCAACAGCCGACTATCTCAAGAAGCTTAAAAACCCAGTTACTTCTACATTATACGATGCTAGAGGTGAGTCTAACGGTCTTTACTTTTTGCAAAATAGGTCAAATGTAGATTTAGTACAACTTCCAGAAGCGCTTAAAAATGCCCTAGTTGCCACCGAAGATGCTCGTTTTTATGAGCATGGAGGTATAGATTATAAAAGCTATGGTCGTGTATTTATAAAATCTATTATTTTAGGTCAGAATGCAGGCGGAGGTAGTACGGTAACACAGCAGGTCGCAAAGAACATATTTGGACGAAAAAAGCAGTTTTTTCTCAGTACTCCTATAAATAAGTTTAGAGAACTCTTTATTGCTAGAAGGCTAGAGTCTGTGTATAGTAAAGATGAAATATTGTTGCTGTACTTTAATACAGTGTCTTTTGGGGAAAATATATATGGGATAGAAAAAGCATCTTTACGTTTTTTTAATAAACCTCCAGAGCAATTAACCATTGCAGAGAGTGCTACGCTCGTAGGATTACTCAAAGCACCTAGCTATTATAGTCCGCGCAATCATCCAGAACGTGCAGAACGCAGACGCAATACGGTTTTAAATCAAATGGTAAAGTATGGTTTCCTTAGCGACGAGGAGAAAATAGAAGCTCAAGTACCTCTAGCAATCAATTATCAAGCAAGTAAAAAGCAGTCCTCATTTTCCACCTATTATAAAAACTTTGTAGAAGCTGAGTTTAATACGTGGGCGCAACAGCACCCAGCTCCAGATGGTCATATTTATAATCTACGCACGGATGGATTAAAGATTACTACGACGCTCAATAGTTCGATACAGAAAAGCTCAGAAAAGGCGCTACAAAAACAAGTAGAACGATTACAAGTATTAATGGATAAATACTGGGCAGCTACCACTACAGAAGGAGGTAAGGAAGCTCTTTTAGATAAAATAGTCCAGGAGCAAACAGCTGTAAAAAGAATGAAAGCAAAGAATGCTACAGCAGGCTCTATCACTGAGTTTTCTATGAAAGTTAAGGAGCGTGACTTCTGGAATATTGGAAAAGGATACGAACCAAGATTTCAGTCTTTACGAGATTCTATAGCTACAAGTCTTAATAGATTACACGCAGCAGTGTTTACTATAAATAGTAGATCTGGTGCTATTTTAGGATATGTGGGAGGGATAGATTATGGTTTTAGTCAGACAGATAACGTGGTGACTAAAAAACAAGTGGGTTCGACTTTTAAACCTATCACGTATCTAGCTGCTTTAGAGAGAGGACAAGATCCATGTAATTATTACAATAACACCTTAATGACTTATAAGCAATATGAAGACTGGAAGCCTAGAAATGCTAGTGGTCGTTATGGAGGAAGTTATAGTATGCACGGAGCGCTTGCAAATTCTGTAAATACAGTATCTGTACAATTACAGCTTAATGTAGGTGTAGAGAAAGTGATAGAACAGGCAAAGAAGATGGGTATTACTACCACTCTTCCAGAAGTACCAAGTATCGTACTAGGTACTGCAGAGCTTACTTTATTTGAAATGGTTACTGCTTATGCAAGTATTGCAAATGGTGGGACTAGCATACAGCCTTATGCTATACAAAGCATAGAAGATGAGGACGGTAATGAATTATACAAACATACTTCTACTGCTGGAAAGCGTGTAGCCAGTGTACAGCATGTAAAGGAATTACAGAAAATGATGGAAGAGGTAATAACTGAAGGAAGCGCCTCAGGAATGAAAAATTATGAAATAGGATATAACCTCATAGGTAAAACCGGCACTACTCAAAATAATGGTGATGGATGGTTTATAGCTGCTTCACCAGAAATTGTAGTAGGAGCGTGGGTAGGAACAAGAGATAAGAGAGTGCACTTTGAAAAAACCTATCACGGCTCTGGTGCAAATACGGCAATGCCTATGGTAGCATCTGTATTTAAAGGACTGAGCTCTTGGAAATCACCCATGCTCACAAATTTTGAATACGATTTTGACTATTTTCCATGTCCTTCGTTTTTAGAAATGGATGCGACAGAAGCAAAAACATTTGCACAATCAGATACGACGTACTTATATAATCTTAGAAGAAAGGATACGCTTATTATTGATGAGGTGCTTCCTTTCATTCAAGATACAGCAAAGGTTCAAGTAGTTGATCCTATTGTTAATTAG
- the rpe gene encoding ribulose-phosphate 3-epimerase: MSTTLIAPSILAADFANLQRDIEMINASEADWFHIDIMDGVFVPNISFGMPVLRDIAKHAKKTIDVHLMIVDPDRYVQTFADLGANILTVHYEACTHLHRTLQVIKAAGMKAGVALNPHTPVSHLEDVIQDIDLVCMMSVNPGFGGQQFIENTYDKVAALKALITKKNAPTLIEIDGGVSDKNAAQLVQAGADVLVAGSFIFKSSNPTETIKELKNIAAR; this comes from the coding sequence ATGTCAACTACGCTCATTGCCCCATCCATACTTGCTGCAGATTTTGCAAACCTTCAACGTGATATTGAGATGATAAATGCTAGTGAAGCAGACTGGTTTCATATTGATATTATGGATGGTGTTTTTGTACCTAACATTTCTTTTGGAATGCCCGTACTACGTGATATTGCAAAACATGCCAAAAAAACAATCGATGTACACTTGATGATTGTAGATCCAGATCGTTACGTACAAACGTTTGCAGATCTAGGAGCAAATATACTCACCGTGCACTACGAAGCATGTACTCACCTGCATAGAACACTACAAGTAATTAAAGCTGCTGGGATGAAAGCTGGTGTAGCTCTTAATCCACACACGCCTGTAAGCCATCTTGAAGATGTTATACAAGACATAGACTTAGTTTGTATGATGAGTGTAAATCCAGGATTTGGAGGACAACAGTTTATAGAAAACACTTATGATAAGGTTGCTGCTCTCAAAGCTCTAATTACAAAGAAAAATGCTCCTACGCTCATAGAAATTGATGGCGGTGTAAGTGATAAAAATGCTGCGCAGTTGGTTCAAGCTGGAGCAGATGTACTTGTAGCTGGAAGCTTTATTTTTAAATCATCCAATCCTACGGAAACGATCAAAGAACTTAAAAATATTGCAGCTCGCTAA